One segment of Candidatus Micrarchaeum acidiphilum ARMAN-2 DNA contains the following:
- a CDS encoding FeS assembly protein SufB, producing MPNNNSEVVQAESEYMQKYGFNEKTVYSESKKGLSEDTVRFISKIKSEPKWMLEKRLLGLKIFNEKPVPKWGPDLSDINYADIYYYLKPKADKSSNWDSLPEDIKRTFDKLGVPEAEKKFFAGAEAQYDSEVVYHHMKEELEAQGIIFTDTDSALKKYPEIMEKYFGTIIPPTDNKYAALNTAVWSGGSFIYVPKNVKVSMPLQAYFRINAEKAGQFERTLIIADEGADVTYIEGCTAPIYISSSLHSAVVELIAHKNAHIRYVTIQNWSKNVYNLVTQRAFAYENAHVEWIDANIGSRVNMKYPSVFLKERGAKGDVLSIAVAGEGQTQDSGGKIYHLAPDTTSQIISKSISKGTGVASYRGLIHIDKKAKNSKSGVKCDALLLDKIAKTNTYPYNEIYADDALVSHEASIGMLGEEEMFYLRSRGLKEDDAIATIVLGFIKPLVDVLPLEYSLELKRLIKLDTSNSVG from the coding sequence ATGCCAAATAATAACAGCGAAGTCGTCCAGGCCGAGAGCGAATACATGCAGAAATACGGCTTCAATGAAAAAACAGTATATTCAGAGAGCAAAAAGGGCCTATCAGAGGACACTGTACGATTCATATCAAAAATCAAGAGCGAGCCCAAATGGATGCTGGAAAAAAGGCTTCTGGGGCTTAAAATATTCAATGAAAAGCCAGTACCAAAATGGGGGCCAGACCTAAGCGACATAAACTATGCGGATATATACTATTACCTGAAACCCAAGGCAGACAAAAGTTCAAACTGGGATTCGCTTCCAGAAGACATAAAAAGGACATTTGACAAGCTGGGCGTGCCAGAGGCCGAGAAAAAGTTTTTTGCCGGAGCCGAAGCCCAGTATGATTCAGAAGTTGTATACCACCATATGAAGGAGGAACTAGAAGCACAAGGTATAATATTCACAGATACCGACTCCGCGCTTAAAAAGTACCCCGAAATAATGGAGAAATATTTCGGCACTATAATACCACCAACAGATAACAAGTATGCAGCGCTAAACACTGCAGTGTGGAGCGGCGGATCATTCATATACGTTCCAAAGAACGTCAAGGTTTCAATGCCATTGCAGGCTTATTTCAGAATAAATGCGGAAAAGGCAGGGCAGTTCGAAAGGACGCTCATAATAGCAGATGAAGGTGCTGATGTTACATATATAGAGGGCTGCACCGCACCGATATACATAAGCTCCTCGCTGCATTCTGCTGTCGTAGAGCTAATAGCGCATAAAAACGCCCACATACGCTATGTCACAATTCAGAACTGGTCTAAAAACGTGTACAATTTGGTCACGCAAAGGGCCTTTGCGTATGAGAATGCCCATGTCGAGTGGATAGATGCAAACATAGGCAGCAGGGTAAATATGAAATACCCAAGCGTATTCCTCAAAGAGCGCGGCGCGAAGGGCGACGTACTATCAATAGCGGTTGCTGGGGAGGGTCAAACTCAAGATTCCGGCGGCAAGATATACCACCTTGCCCCTGATACCACCTCACAGATAATATCAAAAAGCATATCAAAGGGAACTGGCGTAGCCTCATATAGAGGCCTAATACACATAGACAAAAAAGCTAAGAATTCAAAATCCGGAGTAAAGTGCGACGCCTTGCTGTTGGACAAAATCGCAAAGACAAACACGTATCCTTACAATGAAATATACGCAGACGACGCCTTGGTAAGCCACGAAGCCAGCATAGGCATGCTGGGCGAGGAGGAGATGTTCTATCTTCGGAGCAGGGGGCTAAAGGAAGATGACGCAATAGCCACAATAGTACTCGGCTTCATAAAGCCTCTGGTCGACGTTCTGCCGCTTGAATACTCCCTGGAGCTTAAAAGGCTCATAAAACTAGATACGTCCAACTCTGTAGGATAG
- a CDS encoding Aldehyde Dehydrogenase, with the protein MAKLEFNNESTYKKFLEGGKEAEFDRLFDKAVEEVKKGFGKKYPMYIGGSEVFAQEQLEERSPINKDIVIGYFQKGLRSHAREAINAAKNAFRDWAALDYRKRVEIFKKAAEIFSAEKFTVAAILSYENGKSRYESIGEVDEAIDFLNYYANEMQNNKGYLRKTVIRQSSARVNSGFQGAPGSEEKITIYMKPYGVFGVIAPFNFPISISVGMSTGALITGNTVVFKPSSTDNMSMLTGLKIYEIFTRAGVPKGVFNYVTGPGSEVGDEIVTSDSVSGIVFTGSKSTGLEMVAKTYSSGKQKVFIVEMGGKNPTIVSKYADIADAVDGIVSAAFGFAGQKCSALSRVYVNESIKEKFISALMEKTRTLKIGNPLEKENYVGPLISESAYRRYVEYVEKGKAAGNLIYGGKRADVGLNGFYVEPTILEIKHENEIMHKELFVPILAIDYYKDFDDALYKANDVEYGLTAGLYSKNKKEIGKFIDSIEAGVVYVNRRISATTGAIVGAHTFVGWKGSGLTGKGTGSRNYLQQFLREQSVAVVK; encoded by the coding sequence ATGGCAAAACTGGAATTTAATAACGAATCGACTTATAAGAAATTTCTTGAAGGGGGAAAGGAAGCTGAATTTGACAGGCTTTTTGATAAGGCCGTTGAAGAGGTTAAAAAGGGCTTTGGCAAGAAGTATCCAATGTATATCGGTGGAAGCGAGGTTTTTGCGCAGGAACAGCTGGAGGAGCGCTCCCCAATAAATAAGGATATTGTAATCGGATATTTTCAGAAAGGCCTTAGATCACATGCCAGAGAGGCAATAAATGCTGCAAAAAATGCATTTAGGGATTGGGCCGCTTTGGACTATAGGAAACGTGTTGAAATCTTTAAGAAGGCTGCGGAGATCTTTTCTGCAGAAAAGTTTACAGTGGCTGCGATTTTGAGCTATGAAAATGGTAAATCCAGATACGAATCAATAGGCGAAGTTGACGAAGCCATAGATTTCCTCAATTATTATGCAAATGAGATGCAGAATAACAAAGGTTACCTTAGGAAGACAGTAATCAGACAAAGCAGCGCCAGGGTAAATTCGGGATTTCAGGGCGCGCCTGGAAGTGAGGAAAAGATAACTATATACATGAAGCCGTACGGGGTTTTTGGTGTCATCGCGCCGTTCAATTTTCCTATTTCAATATCCGTCGGGATGAGCACGGGTGCGCTCATAACAGGCAATACGGTTGTGTTCAAGCCTTCTTCTACAGACAACATGTCGATGCTTACTGGCCTAAAAATATATGAGATATTCACTAGGGCAGGGGTGCCCAAAGGAGTATTCAACTATGTAACTGGGCCTGGTTCTGAGGTAGGAGATGAGATAGTTACAAGCGACTCTGTGTCTGGAATCGTGTTTACTGGCTCAAAGTCAACAGGCCTTGAAATGGTCGCCAAAACATATAGCAGCGGGAAACAGAAAGTTTTCATAGTCGAAATGGGCGGCAAGAACCCTACCATCGTATCTAAATATGCTGACATCGCTGATGCTGTTGACGGAATCGTCAGCGCCGCCTTTGGCTTCGCAGGGCAGAAGTGCAGCGCGCTCTCCAGAGTATACGTAAATGAATCGATAAAGGAGAAATTCATAAGTGCGCTCATGGAAAAAACTCGCACGCTGAAGATAGGAAACCCGCTTGAAAAGGAAAATTATGTTGGACCGCTGATAAGCGAATCCGCATACAGAAGATATGTAGAGTACGTTGAAAAGGGCAAGGCTGCCGGAAATCTAATATATGGCGGGAAAAGGGCAGATGTTGGGCTTAATGGATTTTATGTTGAGCCGACAATCTTGGAAATCAAGCATGAAAATGAGATAATGCACAAGGAGCTTTTCGTTCCGATTCTAGCCATAGACTACTACAAGGACTTTGATGATGCCCTGTATAAAGCGAACGATGTTGAATACGGATTGACAGCCGGGCTGTACAGCAAAAACAAAAAAGAAATAGGCAAGTTTATCGATAGCATAGAAGCCGGCGTTGTTTATGTAAATAGGAGGATAAGCGCAACAACGGGTGCCATAGTGGGAGCACATACGTTTGTTGGCTGGAAGGGCAGCGGGCTTACCGGGAAGGGCACCGGGAGCAGGAATTACCTGCAGCAGTTTCTGCGCGAGCAGAGTGTGGCTGTAGTAAAATGA
- a CDS encoding UbiA prenyltransferase, whose product MLNVKKWMGILRFWSFIDAVVPITVGAALAGSRFNVLLYLLMVIGIVAATFFANVVNDIFGFRHGTDKKEDIAIASRMHPLVYGIATEKQLVTVSILLFLIASACGSYIVFLRGAYVALMIVAGALAAIFYTAGKHNIKSAGLGELLMFIIYGPMATVTAYLVVTGSFSYSALALSIPIGISVALVMLANNIRDIGADSKAGLSTFAVKIGKLMARRIFYSMLASIYVLVALFYLSGLVPLYSLVIFISMPYAIRMTGMLDAPDSAKRITYFVALLGSLLTVGVIL is encoded by the coding sequence ATGTTAAACGTTAAAAAGTGGATGGGCATTCTAAGGTTTTGGTCCTTTATAGATGCAGTAGTTCCAATAACGGTCGGGGCGGCGCTTGCAGGTTCCCGTTTTAATGTTCTGCTTTATTTGCTGATGGTAATAGGAATTGTTGCGGCGACATTTTTTGCAAATGTCGTTAATGACATATTTGGCTTTAGGCACGGGACGGACAAGAAGGAGGATATCGCGATTGCAAGCCGGATGCATCCGCTGGTATACGGAATAGCAACAGAAAAGCAGCTTGTGACGGTTTCAATTTTGTTGTTCCTGATAGCAAGCGCGTGCGGATCGTACATTGTCTTTTTGAGAGGGGCATACGTGGCCTTGATGATTGTGGCAGGGGCCTTAGCTGCAATATTTTATACAGCAGGCAAGCACAATATCAAGTCTGCAGGGCTTGGCGAGCTGCTCATGTTTATTATATACGGACCAATGGCAACGGTAACTGCATATTTAGTAGTGACCGGCAGCTTTTCGTACAGTGCGCTGGCATTGTCAATCCCCATAGGGATTTCGGTGGCGTTAGTGATGCTAGCCAACAATATAAGGGACATTGGCGCAGACTCGAAGGCCGGACTGTCTACGTTCGCAGTTAAAATAGGAAAGCTGATGGCGCGCAGGATTTTTTATAGCATGCTGGCTTCAATATATGTTTTGGTCGCCCTTTTTTATCTGTCTGGATTGGTACCGTTGTATTCCTTGGTGATTTTTATAAGTATGCCGTATGCTATACGCATGACAGGTATGCTTGATGCACCGGACTCGGCTAAGAGAATAACTTACTTTGTTGCGCTTTTAGGATCCCTTCTGACCGTTGGCGTAATTTTATAA
- a CDS encoding prolyl-tRNA synthetase, which produces MEENGRNKALKAKKNDNFSDWYTEVLITSEFVDYSAVSGVIVFRPDGYFVWDAIRNATNELFIKAGIQNAYFPLFIPEKFLEKEKEHVKGFTPEVAWVTHAGDSKLDERLAVRPTSETIMYDSYSKWIRSWRDLPLRLNQWNNVVRWEFKHPTPFLRSREFLWNEGHTAFATQAEADAERDVILGIYEKVLEEYLALPGIKGRKTNYEKFAGALRSYSIEHLMPDGKAIQGPDFHSDGQNFSKAFEIKFLDKRGKMEYVYQNTFAISTRELGVLVATHSDDKGLIIPPKLARIQVVIVPIYKTENRDSIIDYCKKIKKELEDSFRVFLDDSDAYSPGWKFNEWELKGVPVRIEIGEKETKLDEATLFRRDTLAKSKAKASQIKASVESIMKDIHSNLYKKALNFLSAHIYHVDTYEELKKMAGKGFVQAPFCESEECELKIKDETGMKTSNIPFSANPPQGIKGKKCVYCGKEATVIVNFAKSY; this is translated from the coding sequence ATGGAGGAAAATGGCAGGAACAAGGCACTTAAGGCTAAGAAAAATGATAATTTTTCAGACTGGTACACTGAAGTTCTTATAACTTCAGAGTTTGTAGACTACAGCGCCGTTTCCGGAGTAATAGTATTCAGGCCGGATGGCTATTTCGTATGGGATGCAATAAGAAATGCAACAAACGAACTGTTTATCAAGGCAGGTATACAGAACGCATATTTTCCGCTTTTTATACCGGAAAAATTCCTCGAAAAGGAAAAAGAGCATGTAAAGGGCTTTACTCCAGAGGTAGCTTGGGTCACGCACGCGGGGGATTCCAAACTAGATGAGAGGCTTGCGGTAAGGCCCACTTCAGAAACCATAATGTACGACAGCTATTCAAAGTGGATTCGATCGTGGAGAGACCTTCCCCTAAGGTTGAACCAGTGGAATAATGTCGTAAGGTGGGAATTCAAGCATCCAACTCCATTCTTGAGAAGCAGAGAATTCCTGTGGAACGAGGGGCACACCGCATTTGCAACGCAGGCTGAAGCAGACGCTGAAAGAGATGTAATCCTTGGCATATATGAAAAGGTCCTGGAAGAGTATCTGGCGCTTCCTGGAATAAAAGGCAGAAAGACTAATTACGAGAAATTTGCAGGGGCCCTAAGGAGCTATAGTATAGAGCATCTGATGCCGGACGGAAAGGCAATTCAGGGTCCGGACTTCCATAGCGACGGCCAGAATTTTTCAAAGGCCTTTGAAATAAAGTTCCTGGACAAGCGGGGCAAAATGGAATATGTGTATCAAAACACGTTTGCAATCTCAACCAGGGAACTTGGCGTGCTGGTGGCTACACACTCTGACGACAAGGGACTCATAATACCTCCAAAACTGGCAAGAATCCAGGTCGTAATAGTGCCTATCTACAAAACAGAAAACAGGGACAGTATAATCGACTACTGCAAGAAGATCAAAAAGGAGCTCGAAGATTCGTTCAGGGTATTTCTGGACGATTCTGATGCATATTCGCCCGGTTGGAAATTCAACGAATGGGAGCTAAAAGGTGTTCCTGTAAGGATAGAAATAGGGGAAAAGGAAACAAAGCTTGACGAGGCCACGCTGTTCAGAAGGGATACACTTGCAAAATCCAAAGCAAAGGCGTCGCAAATAAAGGCCAGTGTAGAGTCAATTATGAAAGATATACATTCGAACCTGTACAAAAAGGCATTAAATTTCCTAAGCGCGCATATATACCATGTAGACACATACGAAGAACTGAAAAAAATGGCGGGAAAGGGCTTCGTGCAAGCGCCATTTTGCGAATCTGAGGAATGCGAATTGAAGATAAAGGACGAAACCGGAATGAAGACCTCGAACATACCCTTTTCAGCAAATCCTCCACAAGGCATAAAGGGCAAAAAATGCGTATACTGCGGCAAAGAGGCAACTGTCATAGTGAACTTTGCTAAATCCTACTGA
- a CDS encoding Proline dehydrogenase has translation MGKAGNAIEKLVAGRWIAGANDRDAIAVAKYFNSKKIRALINFLGEAYTKEEDIAKTIDIYLRLIRYIENEKVIADITVKPTQLGLLISNDEFVKNYKKIINAARGSKVFTWMDMEEAEYVDDALSAYEEEVDNGMVGICIQSYLKRSIDDLRKLTKRDAVIRLVKGAYSASKNKSFQTRSETTDNYYKLMNFLFENGKSFTIATHDLDIIHEAIKLNKNSKKDVTFAMLKGIRNKLAVQLAEKEKVSIYVPFGEEWIPYSYRRLKEAGHLKLIIRSLFESQSI, from the coding sequence ATGGGAAAAGCAGGCAACGCTATTGAAAAGCTGGTGGCTGGAAGATGGATTGCCGGCGCAAACGACAGGGACGCAATTGCAGTAGCCAAATACTTCAACTCAAAAAAAATCCGCGCGCTGATAAATTTTTTGGGTGAAGCGTATACAAAGGAAGAAGACATAGCGAAAACCATAGACATATACCTGCGTCTTATACGCTATATAGAAAATGAAAAAGTAATCGCCGATATAACTGTAAAGCCGACCCAGCTTGGTCTTCTAATAAGCAACGACGAATTTGTAAAAAATTATAAAAAAATAATAAATGCGGCAAGGGGCTCAAAAGTATTCACCTGGATGGACATGGAAGAGGCTGAATACGTTGACGACGCGCTGTCAGCATACGAAGAAGAAGTTGACAATGGAATGGTCGGCATATGTATACAGTCGTACCTTAAACGTAGTATAGACGATCTGAGGAAGCTCACAAAGCGGGATGCCGTGATCCGCCTGGTAAAAGGTGCATACTCCGCAAGCAAAAACAAGAGCTTTCAAACAAGGAGCGAAACAACGGACAACTACTACAAGTTGATGAACTTTCTATTCGAAAACGGCAAAAGCTTTACCATAGCGACGCACGACTTAGATATAATACATGAGGCAATAAAGCTCAACAAAAACAGCAAAAAGGATGTGACATTTGCCATGCTGAAAGGCATACGCAACAAGCTCGCGGTTCAGCTTGCCGAAAAAGAAAAGGTTTCAATATACGTGCCGTTTGGCGAAGAATGGATACCGTATTCATACAGAAGATTAAAAGAAGCCGGTCATCTAAAACTTATAATCAGGTCTCTGTTTGAAAGCCAGAGCATATAG
- a CDS encoding Carbamate kinase has product MGIDVLALGGNAILKENEPRTFENQNSNVKATSKSIAELLSSGILESALVTHGNGPQVGDEILKNEYASAEVPRLPMDAINAETEGFIGSLIVRSLNSEFKARGMKKEAVCVLTHTIVDRRDPAFEKPTKPVGPFYSYSELEKELRIERFEYAKFGNSYRKVVSSPKPVGIVELEAIKSLLKEGFVVVAGGGGGVPVYRSGNEYIGIACVIDKDATSGLLASAVGAESLNILTDVNYVYKNIKDPKSAIKNATVATMEKLIPSLQEGNIRPKVMACVDFVKRGGKVAKVGNLDRIEDVLNGKNCTVIRA; this is encoded by the coding sequence ATGGGAATAGATGTATTGGCGCTTGGTGGAAATGCGATACTGAAAGAAAATGAGCCCCGTACCTTTGAGAATCAAAACAGTAACGTCAAAGCAACTTCGAAATCGATAGCGGAACTCCTCTCCAGTGGGATTTTAGAGAGCGCATTAGTTACACATGGTAATGGACCGCAGGTGGGCGATGAAATTTTGAAAAATGAATATGCGTCTGCAGAAGTGCCAAGACTTCCCATGGACGCCATAAATGCTGAGACAGAAGGATTTATAGGATCTCTGATAGTGCGTTCGCTTAATTCTGAATTTAAGGCGCGCGGAATGAAAAAAGAGGCTGTTTGCGTTTTAACCCACACCATAGTAGACCGGCGCGATCCCGCATTCGAAAAGCCGACCAAACCAGTAGGCCCTTTTTATTCCTATTCTGAATTGGAGAAGGAATTGAGAATAGAAAGATTTGAATATGCCAAGTTTGGGAACAGTTATAGGAAGGTCGTGTCTTCCCCGAAACCGGTCGGAATAGTAGAATTGGAGGCCATAAAATCACTTTTGAAGGAGGGATTTGTTGTAGTAGCTGGGGGAGGTGGCGGTGTACCAGTATACAGGTCTGGCAACGAATATATCGGAATCGCATGTGTCATAGACAAGGACGCCACAAGCGGTCTGCTTGCAAGCGCAGTCGGAGCGGAGTCACTAAATATACTGACTGATGTAAATTATGTTTATAAAAACATCAAAGACCCTAAATCCGCCATAAAAAACGCAACAGTCGCGACTATGGAGAAATTGATACCGTCCCTACAGGAGGGAAATATAAGACCGAAGGTAATGGCCTGTGTGGATTTCGTAAAGAGAGGAGGCAAAGTAGCAAAGGTTGGAAATCTCGACAGGATTGAAGATGTTTTGAACGGAAAAAACTGCACGGTGATAAGGGCCTAG
- a CDS encoding Pyridoxal-5'-phosphate-dependent protein beta subunit, translated as MDYFLKCTACKRKFGKKYSMQICSSCGSLLEVVYIGKMDLGFMRNRAALLRGIGRFLGVLPDGRYRDYFVGSTPMVQSKEPKDLFMKLELLNPTNSFKDRGSVIEVAKAKEYGYSEVVCASTGNMAYSIAYYSKLYGLKTTVFISRAANRDKLLDIKGTHDAKIVRVDGDFTKAQGLAEGYAHKNSAFLAGDYCYRKEGQKIIAYEAVLQLGNINSIIVPVGNATLISGIYKGFLEMLKHRIIRKLPRIIAVQSTGSNPLARAFNSGGKITYMNPHTKADAIAVGNPTFGIEALEALSSTGGMAISVTDKEMERAQKQFYSDYGLIAELGGVASLAALSKIKKLGRSVAIISGGNV; from the coding sequence ATGGACTATTTTCTGAAATGCACTGCCTGCAAAAGAAAATTCGGCAAAAAATACAGCATGCAAATCTGCAGTTCATGCGGCTCGCTCCTGGAAGTCGTCTATATAGGCAAAATGGACCTTGGCTTTATGAGAAACCGCGCAGCGCTTCTTCGAGGCATAGGCAGATTTTTAGGCGTGCTTCCGGATGGCAGGTACAGGGACTACTTTGTAGGATCCACTCCGATGGTCCAATCAAAAGAGCCCAAAGACCTTTTCATGAAACTCGAACTTCTAAATCCTACAAATTCATTCAAGGACAGGGGTTCTGTCATAGAAGTAGCAAAGGCAAAGGAATATGGATACTCAGAAGTCGTGTGCGCATCCACTGGAAACATGGCTTATTCTATAGCATACTATTCAAAGCTTTACGGCCTAAAAACCACTGTTTTTATAAGCAGGGCAGCAAATAGAGACAAATTGCTTGATATAAAGGGCACCCACGATGCTAAAATAGTCAGGGTAGATGGCGATTTCACAAAAGCTCAGGGCCTTGCAGAGGGATACGCGCACAAGAATAGTGCATTTCTGGCAGGTGACTACTGCTACAGGAAGGAAGGGCAAAAAATAATCGCTTACGAAGCAGTCCTACAGCTTGGAAATATCAATTCAATAATAGTACCTGTTGGCAATGCGACCCTGATAAGCGGCATTTACAAGGGCTTCCTGGAAATGCTGAAACACAGGATAATAAGGAAATTGCCGCGCATCATTGCCGTGCAGTCCACCGGTTCGAATCCTCTTGCAAGAGCCTTTAACTCAGGCGGCAAAATAACTTACATGAATCCGCATACCAAGGCCGACGCCATAGCTGTAGGAAATCCGACGTTCGGAATCGAGGCGTTAGAAGCGCTGAGCTCTACGGGCGGCATGGCCATATCGGTAACTGACAAAGAAATGGAACGCGCACAAAAACAATTCTATTCTGACTATGGGCTTATTGCAGAATTGGGCGGCGTTGCAAGTCTCGCAGCACTTTCAAAAATTAAGAAATTGGGCAGATCGGTTGCAATAATAAGCGGAGGTAATGTTTAA
- a CDS encoding FAD dependent oxidoreductase, whose translation MSETDFDIIIVGGGITGAALLYVLSNYTNMKKVLIIEKYSRLATLNSNSRNNAQTLHFGDIETNYTLEKSKETKKQAELVVQYSKLISREKRDTIFQKCQKMVLGVNEEEIETLHGIKERLKDVFPGLRGIERKELEKLEPYVVKNRPQREKVFALLSDNGYMVDFGKLTQSYIENSFGKDRANTHIIFDTKVNDVVKTTDGYSVITDKRSYKAKFVIYAAGTYSLLFAKRLGYGKNLSILSVGGNFYITKRLLKGKVYRVQKGGIPFAAIHGDPDITDPNINRFGPTVTLPLELERRHNDVLSYLRTFDFDLQTTQSLFKILFNKDILRIIRKNMFYSVPVFGAHSFLKNEAQVIVPSLKYSDLKLSKEYGGIRPQIIDEKKRALVLGESKLMGDHIIFNITPSPGASSALANALKDVLYIAKDMDLEFNHEKFEKNFGSPISKMM comes from the coding sequence ATGTCAGAAACAGATTTCGATATAATAATAGTCGGAGGTGGGATAACCGGCGCAGCGCTGCTATACGTACTCAGCAACTACACAAACATGAAGAAAGTGCTAATAATCGAGAAATATTCAAGGCTCGCTACGCTCAATTCAAACAGCAGGAACAATGCCCAGACGCTGCACTTTGGAGACATAGAAACAAACTACACGCTGGAAAAGTCAAAGGAAACCAAGAAACAGGCGGAGTTGGTGGTGCAGTATTCGAAGCTTATATCAAGGGAGAAGAGGGACACAATCTTTCAGAAATGCCAAAAAATGGTGCTCGGAGTAAACGAAGAAGAAATCGAAACCCTCCACGGAATAAAAGAAAGGCTCAAGGATGTTTTTCCCGGCCTTAGGGGAATAGAAAGGAAAGAACTCGAAAAACTGGAGCCTTACGTGGTAAAAAACAGACCGCAGCGCGAAAAGGTGTTTGCTCTGCTCTCTGACAACGGCTACATGGTTGATTTTGGCAAGCTTACGCAGTCCTATATTGAAAACTCCTTTGGGAAGGACCGGGCCAACACACACATAATATTTGACACAAAGGTTAATGACGTGGTAAAAACCACGGATGGCTATTCAGTAATCACCGACAAACGCTCCTACAAGGCAAAGTTTGTCATATACGCAGCAGGTACCTACAGCCTACTTTTTGCAAAGCGCCTGGGCTATGGAAAAAATCTTTCTATACTTTCTGTAGGTGGAAATTTTTACATAACAAAGAGGCTTCTGAAGGGCAAGGTATACCGCGTGCAGAAGGGCGGGATCCCATTTGCTGCTATACACGGAGATCCAGATATCACAGATCCAAACATAAACAGGTTCGGTCCAACCGTAACTCTGCCGCTAGAGCTCGAGCGCAGGCACAATGACGTTTTGAGTTATCTAAGGACATTCGATTTCGACTTACAGACCACGCAAAGCCTGTTCAAGATACTTTTTAACAAGGACATACTTCGCATAATAAGGAAGAACATGTTTTACAGCGTGCCTGTTTTTGGCGCACACTCATTTTTGAAAAACGAAGCCCAGGTAATAGTGCCTTCGCTAAAGTACAGTGACCTAAAGCTATCAAAAGAGTATGGCGGAATCCGCCCTCAAATAATAGACGAAAAAAAGCGCGCCTTGGTATTAGGCGAATCAAAGCTCATGGGCGATCACATAATCTTCAACATTACACCTTCTCCGGGCGCATCATCAGCCCTTGCAAATGCTCTAAAAGACGTGCTTTACATCGCAAAGGACATGGATCTGGAATTTAACCATGAGAAGTTCGAGAAGAATTTTGGATCTCCTATATCAAAGATGATGTAA